ATCTTCGCTGCCCTCCGCGAGTTCCTTGGTGGCCTCGCTGATCTTGTGTTCGGCCTTCTGGATATCGGCACGCGCCGCTTCGATGTCGGGATCATCGCCCCCCGAGCCGGGCTTGAAGTTGTCGGTGGTCATTGCTGTCGCGCCTTTCACGCTGGAGACGCGCCCATAATCGGCAGGCGCGAGGAGGAACCTGCGTCATCCTGGGCCAATTGTCAAATGTAATGCATTACTATTGTGTAATGTTTTTAATACACACGTTGTCGCGTGTGCTTGTGGTTGACATTCCGCCGATTGCGGATTCTGGTGCGGCTATGATTGCTTTGGACGTTTATCCGCTACTGGGCCGCGCCGTAGCCAAGCGCCGAGAGCAACTTCAACTCACTCAGGCCGAAGTCGCTTCCAGGATCGGGCTCACCCGCGCCTCCCTCGCCAATATCGAAACCGGGCGCCAGAAGGTTCTTCTGCATCACATCTATCTGCTCGCCGAAGCCCTGGGCCTCTCATCCATCTTGGACTTGGTGCCGGCCGCGTTTGAAGGCGGCGTCCGTGACGAGCCGCTCGCGCTCAACATCAAAGTCACGCCGGCGCAGAAGGCACAATTGCAGAGTCTTGTGCGTCAGGCGATGGCGACCGGACCGTCCGATAAGAGACAGCCATGAGCCGTCCCGACGTGCAGGCCGCCCGCCGCGCCGCCACGATTCTGATTGAACAATTCAAGATCGCCGCCCCACCCGTTCCCGTAGAGCAGATTGCCCGTCGCCTCGGCATCAAAATCCAGTTCGCGCCATTCGACGGCGATCTCTCCGGGATGGCGTTTATCAAGGATGGCGTTCCCATCATCGGCGTCAACTCGCTGCATCATCCCAATCGCCAGCGATTCACGCTGGCTCATGAGCTTGCACACATCCAACTCCATCGCCCACAGATCGAAGCCCAGGTCCATGTCGACAATGGCTCACTACGTCGCGATGCCCTAGCCGCGGAAGGCGTCGATCCGACGGAAATCGAAGCCAATGCCTTCGCCTCGGAAATCTTGATTCCAGCACTCCTGCTGAAGACCGCGCTGGGCGGTCGGACCATAGATCTGGAAGATGACGCCATGATTGCCGCGCTCGCCAAAAAATTCAAAGTGAGCGAAGCGGCTATGCGTTTCAGGTTCCAATAGGTAGTCGAGGCCCCGGTCGTGAGCTTCGTCATTTACGATGTGGAAACAACTGGGACCCACGCGCAGTTCGACCAGATTCTTCAATTCGCCGCCATTCGTGCGAGTACCGACCTGGAAATAGAAGAGCCGTTCGAAACGCGATCGCGCCTTCTCCCCCATGTCGTGCCGGCACCCGGCGCCCTACTGGTCAATCGCTTGGGCATTGATGACATCCTCGATGGAGGACGGAGGTCGCACTATGAGATGATGCGCGAAATCCGCGAGACCGTCGGCGCTTGGTGCCCCAGCACATTCCTGGGATACAATTCCATTCGCTTCGACGAAGAGTTTCTGCGGCACGGTTTCTATCAATGCCTTATGCCACCTTATCTGACGAATACGTCCGGCAACACGCGAGCAGATATTCTCAGTCTCATGCGCGCCTGCGCCGCCCTCTGTCCGGGCGTCCTTCGGGTTCCCTTGGGTGAAACCGGCAGTCCAATCTTTGCGTTGCATTCCCTCGCGAAGGCGAACGGGTTTTCTGGTGACTCCGCTCATGAGGCAATGGCCGACGTTCAAGCAGCCCACTTTCTTTGCAAGCTCGTGGCGCGTGACGCGGATGGCCTGTGGTCGCGCTTCCTACGCTATTCCCAGAAAGCGTCTGTATTGGATTTCATGAGCGAGCAAATCGCCTTTCTCGTTTTTGAACCCACAGCGCAGCGTGCCAGTTTTGTCGTTTCCAGAATCGGAGAAAGTATCAAGCGGCCCAACACCCATTTCTGTCTCAATCTCGCCAGCGATATCGACGCCTTGGCCATACTCTCACCCGATGGGCTAGTGTCCCATCTTGGTCGCGCGCCAGAGACTGTGAGACGGGTCAGAGCAAACGCCGCGCCGATGCTATGTGAGTTGCTCGATGCCCCGGCTACCGTACTGAATGCGCCGCCAGAAGATTTTGTCCGGTCTGCGCAGCGACTACACGACGACATCGATTTCAAGCAAAGGCTACTAGCCGCGAGCGAAGCGCTGTTGCCGACATATCCGCCATCACCGCACGTTGAACAGCAATTGTACGAACAAGGCTTCTGGTCCGACGACGACAGAGACACGCTCGCTCGCTATCACGATGCAGGTTGGCCAGAACGACCGAAGATCGCTGGTGGGTTGAAAGACGGACGTTTGCGCCGGCTGGCGCAACGCCTGGCATTTGTTGAGCAACCTGAGCTTCTGACAGTGTCGCAACGTAGCCGGCTCGCTATAGACCTGCGCCAACGCGTAGCAGTCGAAAGCGATCCACCCGTTCCTTGGATGACAGCCCCACGGGCAATGGTGGAAATCGATCGGCTCGTTATAGAAGCAGGTGCCAACGATAGAGCCATTCTGCTTCGCTATCGGGAGCATCTGACCGGTTTGTTGTCGGGTTGAGCGGGCGGCGGTGAAAAGTGGGGCGATTTTGTTCGAGCACTGCAAGCACCACCAACTCAAGAGAGCGGCTTGAGACTCGTCCACAGCGCTGATTCGGTTCGCCATCCGGTTCGACGGCTGGAACCGACTTGCCGTAACCCGTTGATATTTAACGGGTTGACGCATATGTTCACTATATGTTCTCTATCCATACGTATCGGATGCGCGCTTTTGAAAGACTGTTTGGACCAAGAATAGGCGTTACCTTACCGGCACACGGGAGACGACAAGGTCATGAATTTGCTTGCACCGGCGACTAGTGGGCCAGCCACGGCTGCGATTTCGCCAAGGGTCGAACTGGGCGCCTATGAAGCCTTGTGGCTGAAGCAGGGAACGACCTTCAAGAGCGTTGCGGAACTGTTCGCACGCGATCCCGCCGCCCTCCCGTCTGATTTCATTTCGCGCGGCGAAGCAGAGGAATGCGCAACAGAGACCTTGGCGCTCCTCAAGCAACGCAACGTGCATCGCTTCGGAATACGGGTTCACCATGCCGGCGACTATCCCGGAAAACTGCGCGATGCAAAATACCCCGTAGAAATGCTTTACTATCGCGGCGCATGGGAGTTGACCGAAACCAAGTGTGTTGCCGTCGTTGGCACGCGCAACCCGACGCCTGACGGCATTCAGCGCGCCGACAGGTTGGCGCGCGAACTGGTGGCTCGCGACTATACGGTAGTTTCTGGGCTGGCAGCCGGCATCGATACTGCGGCCCATACCGGGGCATTGGAAGCTAAGGGGCGTACCATCGCGGTTATTGGGACGCCGCTGGGTGTCGTTTATCCGAAGGAGAACGCTCAGCTTCAAGAACGGATTGCCGCGGATTTCACCGTCATATCGCAAGTGCCAGTTCTGCGTTATGAGCGCCAAAAAGTCCCGCAGAACCGATTGTTCTTTCCGGAACGCAATGTGACGATGAGTGCGCTCACGGAGGCGACCATTATCGTTGAAGCTGGCGAGACGTCAGGCACTCTCGTCCAAGCGCGCGCCGCCCTGCACCAAGGTCGCAAACTTTTCATTCTAGACTCGTGTTTTCTTCGCAGCGACCTCACTTGGCCCCAAAGATTCGCTGACCAGGGTGCAATCAGAGTTCGCACGCCTGACGATATTTGGAAGCACCTTGCCTAATTACTTCACGAAAATCGATGAAACGACGATAGAGGACCATGCGCGGCTAAATGCGGCGGATGAGATTCTTTATCTGTTCGAATACGTTTCAGGCCGGGACTACACCTTTGGCTCTACCAACAGCCTCATCTCCAACTTGAAGAAGAAGCCGAGCCTCAAAGGTTCGGCACAGTACAAATACAAGTTGCGCGCCATGAAAGAGTGTTCTGGATTCCTTTCGGAAGCGATTAACGCCGCGTGGCTTAAGGGCGCGACGTTGGTGCCGATTCCCCCGTCCAAAGCCCCAGATCACCCTGAATTTGACGACCGGATAGCCCGTATTTGCCGAGCTATCCCTGCGGACTTCGATGTCGATGTACGAGAGCTGATCGTACAGACGACCTCAACCGAAGCTGCTCATGAAAGCAATAACCGGCCTACGGTCGAAGACCTCTTAGAGATCTACGAAATTGACGAAGACCTAGCTGACCCACCTCCAAAGCGCATAGCTATTGTGGATGACGTCCTGACCGCGGGAACCCATTACCGGGCGATGCACACGGTGTTACGGGAGCGATTTCCGGGAATTCCTATTGTCGGCATGTTCATCGCGCGACGGATTTTCCCTCAGATAGACCCTGCTGAGGACTTTGACGATCTAGTCTAACTCTAGTGCTGTCCCTGCCGTCGAGCTGTTAGCCGGGGCAATAAGGCAGAAGCGACTGCTGTGCGCGACCCCAATTTACTCGGAAGAGGCATTCTCCGACGCTGCCGCGTGATCGATCTTTTGGAACTTCGGCAGGATCTGATGGTGATCGAGGCATTCGTAAATCGCCTCGATGGAAGTCGTGGCGAAGTACCCGAGTTCGGCTGGCAGATTGTCGCCAAGCAGACTTTGAGTGATGACTCCCAAAGCAAATCCATATTCGGATATTGCGACGCCACCACTAAATCCACCGCGAGGAATTGCTAACAGAATGAAGTGAACTGGCGATTTGGTGGAGCGCAAATCTACCACGGCATTCACCTGGGCCTTTGCCGCAATAAGGATCGGGGCCGTCGTGAACGGGATTGGCGGGTAGCCCAGTAGGAGAACATCCGTGGTTTCGAAGTCTCCCTCGCCGATCCAATCATCGTAGTGGCCGCCAAGCGTCACATAAGGCGCACCGGGCGCCATGCCATCGACGCGAAACGCGGCAACATCTACGGACGCTTCCGGATGAAAATATGGGCCGCCGGTCAGGGTCATAGCACCATCAAAATCTAGTGTGACCTGCTGTGACTCCTTGGTGATAGTATAGCTACCATCCTTGCCTTTCGGGTAAAGCGAAGACCGGTAGAAGAGACGAGGATTTGTTACCCGAACC
This genomic window from Pirellulales bacterium contains:
- a CDS encoding helix-turn-helix transcriptional regulator, giving the protein MIALDVYPLLGRAVAKRREQLQLTQAEVASRIGLTRASLANIETGRQKVLLHHIYLLAEALGLSSILDLVPAAFEGGVRDEPLALNIKVTPAQKAQLQSLVRQAMATGPSDKRQP
- a CDS encoding ImmA/IrrE family metallo-endopeptidase, with protein sequence MSRPDVQAARRAATILIEQFKIAAPPVPVEQIARRLGIKIQFAPFDGDLSGMAFIKDGVPIIGVNSLHHPNRQRFTLAHELAHIQLHRPQIEAQVHVDNGSLRRDALAAEGVDPTEIEANAFASEILIPALLLKTALGGRTIDLEDDAMIAALAKKFKVSEAAMRFRFQ
- a CDS encoding exonuclease domain-containing protein, which gives rise to MSFVIYDVETTGTHAQFDQILQFAAIRASTDLEIEEPFETRSRLLPHVVPAPGALLVNRLGIDDILDGGRRSHYEMMREIRETVGAWCPSTFLGYNSIRFDEEFLRHGFYQCLMPPYLTNTSGNTRADILSLMRACAALCPGVLRVPLGETGSPIFALHSLAKANGFSGDSAHEAMADVQAAHFLCKLVARDADGLWSRFLRYSQKASVLDFMSEQIAFLVFEPTAQRASFVVSRIGESIKRPNTHFCLNLASDIDALAILSPDGLVSHLGRAPETVRRVRANAAPMLCELLDAPATVLNAPPEDFVRSAQRLHDDIDFKQRLLAASEALLPTYPPSPHVEQQLYEQGFWSDDDRDTLARYHDAGWPERPKIAGGLKDGRLRRLAQRLAFVEQPELLTVSQRSRLAIDLRQRVAVESDPPVPWMTAPRAMVEIDRLVIEAGANDRAILLRYREHLTGLLSG
- a CDS encoding DNA-processing protein DprA — protein: MWLKQGTTFKSVAELFARDPAALPSDFISRGEAEECATETLALLKQRNVHRFGIRVHHAGDYPGKLRDAKYPVEMLYYRGAWELTETKCVAVVGTRNPTPDGIQRADRLARELVARDYTVVSGLAAGIDTAAHTGALEAKGRTIAVIGTPLGVVYPKENAQLQERIAADFTVISQVPVLRYERQKVPQNRLFFPERNVTMSALTEATIIVEAGETSGTLVQARAALHQGRKLFILDSCFLRSDLTWPQRFADQGAIRVRTPDDIWKHLA
- a CDS encoding serine protease; its protein translation is MAHSDFRDLYLQHGCCMAYVAIEKNGEPGIGSAFHIGEGIFVTARHVLENATITEVRVTNPRLFYRSSLYPKGKDGSYTITKESQQVTLDFDGAMTLTGGPYFHPEASVDVAAFRVDGMAPGAPYVTLGGHYDDWIGEGDFETTDVLLLGYPPIPFTTAPILIAAKAQVNAVVDLRSTKSPVHFILLAIPRGGFSGGVAISEYGFALGVITQSLLGDNLPAELGYFATTSIEAIYECLDHHQILPKFQKIDHAAASENASSE